One Hevea brasiliensis isolate MT/VB/25A 57/8 chromosome 5, ASM3005281v1, whole genome shotgun sequence genomic region harbors:
- the LOC110647823 gene encoding L-type lectin-domain containing receptor kinase S.4, giving the protein MAFLLRFFSAFIFVLIPVSCQPGELFFAGFKGADTNITLSGVAEIGKNGILRLTNETSRLMGHAFYASPFQFKNSTNGKAFSFSTSFAFAIVPEYPKLGGHGLAFTISTSKNPQALPSQYLGLLNASDLGNFTNHLLAVEFDTVQDFEFEDINDNHVGIDINSLKSNASTPAAYYTDDSSKLDLNLKGKYAIQVWVDYDSVQNLLNVTISPTSKKPRLPILTFPIDLSPILKDYMYVGFSSSTGLLASSHYILGWSFKMNGQARALDLSSLPSLPAGPKKMHTGLTIVVAVSSVFLAIIAISSVIFYVIRKIKNADIIEDWELEIGPHRYSYQELKQATNGFSDKELLGQGGFGQVFKGTLPDSTAQVAVKRISNESKQGLREFLSEIASVGRLRHRNLVLLLGWCRRRDDFLLVYEYMANGSLDKLLFDEPKKILNWEKRFKIIKDVASGLLYLHEGYEQVVIHRDVKASNVLLDSELTGKLGDFGLAKLYEHGSNPSTTRVVGTLGYLAPELPRTGKATASSDVYAFGALLLEVACGRRPVEPKALPEEMVLVDWVWERFREGRVLDVVDHRLNGQYNESEMAVVLKLGIMCSNNVPIARPTMRQVMRFLDGEAQVPENLRAPQWAACADGGRDVIHGFDDFVNSFASSSFDKMSSSYSIMENRDIDNSFASLSTSPFSLLRVREETR; this is encoded by the coding sequence ATGGCTTTTCTTCTCAGGTTTTTCTCTGCTTTTATCTTCGTCTTGATCCCAGTCTCATGTCAGCCCGGTGAACTCTTCTTTGCTGGATTTAAAGGTGCTGACACCAATATAACCTTGAGCGGAGTTGCAGAGATTGGTAAAAATGGTATTCTTCGCTTAACTAATGAGACTAGTAGATTAATGGGTCATGCCTTTTATGCTTCTCCATTTCAGTTCAAGAACTCTACTAATGGCAAAGCTTTCTCTTTTAGTACCTCTTTCGCTTTTGCTATAGTCCCAGAGTATCCAAAACTTGGTGGCCATGGCCTGGCTTTCACAATCTCAACATCTAAGAATCCACAGGCTCTTCCCAGTCAGTATCTTGGCCTTCTCAATGCAAGTGATTTAGGTAACTTCACAAATCACCTTCTGGCTGTTGAGTTTGACACTGTTCAAGATTTCGAGTTCGAAGACATCAACGACAACCATGTTGGTATTGACATCAACAGCTTGAAGTCTAACGCATCTACTCCTGCAGCATATTACACTGACGATTCTTCAAAGCTGGATCTAAATCTCAAGGGTAAATATGCAATCCAGGTTTGGGTTGATTATGATTCAGTACAGAATCTTCTCAACGTGACTATTTCGCCCACTTCCAAGAAACCCAGATTGCCAATCTTGACCTTTCCTATAGATCTCTCACCAATACTTAAAGACTATATGTACGTTGGCTTTTCTTCTTCAACAGGTTTGCTTGCTAGCTCACACTATATCCTGGGCTGGAGCTTTAAGATGAATGGGCAAGCTCGGGCTCTGGATCTTTCTTCTTTGCCTTCACTTCCGGCTGGTCCCAAAAAGATGCATACGGGTTTAACAATTGTGGTCGCAGTCTCATCAGTTTTTCTTGCAATTATCGCTATATCCTCTGTTATCTTCTACGTGATTAGAAAGATTAAGAACGCTGATATAATAGAAGATTGGGAGCTGGAGATTGGGCCTCATCGATACTCTTATCAAGAACTCAAGCAAGCAACCAATGGTTTCAGCGACAAAGAGCTACTTGGGCAAGGTGGTTTTGGCCAAGTTTTTAAAGGTACACTTCCCGATTCAACGGCTCAAGTAGCGGTCAAGCGAATTTCAAATGAATCTAAACAAGGTCTGCGCGAATTCTTATCAGAAATCGCTAGTGTTGGTAGACTTCGTCATCGAAATCTAGTTTTATTACTGGGTTGGTGTCGGCGAAGAGATGATTTTCTTCTCGTTTACGAATATATGGCTAATGGGAGTTTAGATAAGTTGTTGTTCGATGaaccaaaaaaaattttaaactggGAAAAGAGGTTCAAGATTATAAAAGATGTTGCTTCTGGGCTTCTTTATTTACACGAAGGCTATGAGCAGGTGGTGATTCACAGAGATGTCAAAGCTAGCAATGTACTACTAGACAGTGAACTGACTGGGAAACTTGGCGATTTTGGACTTGCAAAATTATACGAACACGGATCAAACCCAAGCACAACCAGAGTTGTGGGCACGTTAGGTTATCTAGCACCAGAATTGCCAAGGACAGGAAAGGCCACAGCAAGCTCAGATGTTTATGCATTTGGTGCACTTTTGCTAGAAGTTGCTTGTGGGCGCAGACCTGTTGAACCCAAGGCGTTGCCTGAAGAGATGGTGTTGGTGGATTGGGTGTGGGAAAGGTTCAGGGAAGGCAGAGTCCTTGATGTGGTGGACCACAGGCTAAATGGGCAGTATAATGAGAGTGAAATGGCGGTGGTTTTGAAATTGGGAATAATGTGTTCAAACAATGTGCCAATAGCAAGGCCAACAATGAGGCAAGTGATGAGGTTTTTGGATGGAGAGGCTCAAGTGCCTGAAAACTTGAGGGCTCCACAGTGGGCAGCATGTGCTGATGGAGGGAGGGACGTAATTcatgggtttgatgattttgtcaACTCATTTGCATCTTCTTCTTTTGACAAAATGAGCTCATCCTATTCGATTATGGAAAATAGGGATATCGATAATAGTTTTGCTTCTCTTTCTACTTCTCCTTTTTCTCTTCTCCGTGTTAGAGAGGAGACGAGGTAG